In Bacteroidales bacterium, a single genomic region encodes these proteins:
- the atpE gene encoding ATP synthase F0 subunit C, protein MSLAGLGAGLAVIGAGIGIGRIGGSAMDAIARQPEATGKIQTAMIIAAALVEGVALFAVVVALIA, encoded by the coding sequence ATGAGTTTAGCAGGACTTGGAGCTGGATTAGCAGTTATTGGAGCAGGAATTGGCATCGGACGCATTGGCGGTTCTGCCATGGATGCAATAGCTCGCCAACCAGAAGCAACAGGAAAAATTCAAACAGCAATGATTATTGCAGCTGCACTAGTAGAAGGCGTTGCCCTCTTCGCAGTTGTTGTTGCTCTTATTGCTTAA
- the atpF gene encoding F0F1 ATP synthase subunit B, translating to MMLTTPGLGLVFWTTIVFLLLVFLLSKFAWKPIVSAIKKRNEAIDDALNAAEKAREEMSKLKADNEALLEEAKKERDVILAEARKVRDKIVEEASSKAREESERILLSAKENIHFEKMAAITELKNQVAILSLEIAEKILQENLSKDAKQQELAKKMADEISFN from the coding sequence ATTATGTTAACAACACCCGGACTTGGATTAGTTTTTTGGACAACAATAGTTTTTCTATTATTGGTTTTTTTATTGTCCAAATTTGCATGGAAACCCATCGTTTCTGCAATTAAAAAACGTAATGAAGCAATAGACGATGCTTTAAATGCTGCAGAGAAAGCACGAGAAGAAATGTCTAAATTAAAAGCTGACAATGAAGCTCTTCTTGAAGAAGCAAAAAAAGAAAGAGACGTTATTTTAGCTGAAGCAAGAAAAGTACGCGATAAAATAGTTGAAGAAGCAAGTTCTAAAGCACGCGAAGAGTCTGAAAGAATACTTTTAAGTGCTAAAGAAAATATCCATTTTGAAAAAATGGCTGCAATTACTGAATTAAAAAATCAAGTTGCTATTTTATCGTTAGAAATAGCTGAAAAAATTCTTCAGGAAAATCTTTCAAAAGATGCTAAACAACAAGAATTAGCTAAAAAAATGGCAGACGAAATTTCGTTTAATTAA
- the atpH gene encoding ATP synthase F1 subunit delta, with protein MNNSQISKRYAQALHELAIEQKALEPVAKDMQSLQSTCDQVAEFKYFLRNPIIKPALKIKVITAIFGDKFNDLSLRFVKLLIQKGRSDYMHEISREFISLHRRYLGIIDVELSSATKLDNEIIKEIETKIANFTNLKPSITEKINPKLIGGFAVRFDNNVYDATVRKKIVKIYRDFQTNIYKKGF; from the coding sequence ATGAATAATTCTCAAATTTCAAAAAGATACGCACAAGCTTTGCATGAGTTAGCAATAGAGCAAAAAGCATTAGAACCTGTTGCTAAAGATATGCAATCCTTGCAATCAACATGCGATCAAGTTGCAGAATTCAAATATTTTCTACGAAATCCTATTATAAAACCTGCATTAAAAATCAAAGTAATTACTGCCATTTTTGGAGATAAATTTAATGATCTTAGCTTACGATTTGTTAAACTATTAATCCAAAAAGGTCGTTCTGATTATATGCACGAAATATCAAGAGAATTCATCTCTTTACACAGAAGATATTTAGGAATTATTGATGTTGAGCTATCTTCAGCAACAAAATTAGACAATGAAATTATAAAAGAAATAGAAACAAAAATTGCAAATTTTACAAATTTAAAACCATCTATAACTGAAAAAATCAATCCTAAATTAATTGGCGGTTTTGCTGTAAGATTTGATAATAATGTTTACGACGCAACTGTTAGAAAAAAAATAGTGAAAATCTACCGTGATTTTCAAACAAATATTTATAAAAAAGGATTTTAA